From Amycolatopsis sp. YIM 10, the proteins below share one genomic window:
- a CDS encoding SSI family serine proteinase inhibitor, producing the protein MAIFPFEPLTACALTLACIGGPAHPADASIALSTLDAGGRTGAVVLQCDPAGGTHPDAEVACDALTGADGDLGNVKPKDVACTLEYAPVEARAFGKWKGKQVDFSTTYPNRCAADAHSGGVFGF; encoded by the coding sequence ATGGCTATTTTTCCCTTCGAACCGCTCACCGCTTGCGCGCTGACCCTGGCCTGCATCGGGGGCCCGGCCCACCCCGCCGACGCTTCGATCGCCCTGTCCACCCTGGACGCGGGCGGCCGCACCGGCGCCGTGGTGCTGCAGTGCGACCCGGCGGGCGGCACCCACCCCGACGCCGAGGTCGCCTGTGACGCGCTGACCGGCGCCGACGGCGACCTCGGCAACGTCAAGCCAAAGGACGTGGCCTGCACGCTGGAGTACGCGCCGGTCGAGGCCCGCGCGTTCGGCAAGTGGAAGGGCAAGCAGGTGGACTTCAGCACCACCTACCCGAACCGCTGCGCCGCGGACGCCCACTCCGGCGGGGTCTTCGGCTTCTGA
- a CDS encoding nitrilase-related carbon-nitrogen hydrolase, protein MSDLVRAGLIQQRWTGDKESMIRNAVDAIGKAASQGAQVICLQELFYGPYFCQVQDADYYSYTEGIPDGPTTKLMQEVAERHGVVLVVPMYEVEQPGVYYNTAAVIDADGTYLGKHRKNHIPQVKGFWEKFYFRPGNLGYPVFDTAVGRIGVYICYERHFPEGWRALGLAGAKIVFNPSATSRGLSEYLWRLEQPAAAVANEYFVGTINRVGVEPLGDNDFYGQTYFADPRGQVIGEAASDTEEEIVVRDLDMGLLNEVRDLWAFYRDRRPDSYGPLTEA, encoded by the coding sequence GTGAGCGACCTGGTACGCGCCGGCCTGATCCAGCAGCGCTGGACGGGCGACAAGGAGTCGATGATCCGCAACGCGGTGGACGCCATCGGAAAGGCGGCGTCGCAGGGCGCGCAGGTGATCTGCCTGCAGGAGTTGTTCTACGGCCCGTACTTCTGCCAGGTCCAGGACGCCGACTACTACTCCTACACCGAGGGCATCCCGGACGGCCCGACCACCAAGCTGATGCAGGAGGTCGCCGAGCGCCACGGCGTGGTGCTGGTGGTGCCGATGTACGAGGTCGAGCAGCCGGGCGTCTACTACAACACCGCCGCGGTGATCGACGCCGACGGCACCTATCTCGGCAAGCACCGCAAGAACCACATCCCGCAGGTGAAGGGCTTCTGGGAGAAGTTCTACTTCCGGCCGGGCAACCTGGGCTACCCGGTGTTCGACACCGCGGTCGGCCGGATCGGCGTGTACATCTGCTACGAGCGGCACTTCCCCGAAGGCTGGCGCGCGCTCGGCCTGGCCGGGGCGAAGATCGTGTTCAACCCGTCGGCGACCAGCCGCGGCCTCTCCGAGTACCTGTGGCGCCTGGAGCAGCCCGCCGCGGCCGTGGCCAACGAGTACTTCGTCGGCACGATCAACCGGGTGGGCGTGGAACCGCTGGGCGACAACGACTTCTACGGCCAGACCTACTTCGCCGACCCGCGCGGCCAGGTGATCGGCGAGGCCGCGTCGGACACCGAGGAGGAGATCGTCGTGCGGGACCTGGACATGGGCCTGCTCAACGAGGTCCGCGACCTGTGGGCGTTCTACCGCGACCGGCGCCCGGACAGCTACGGACCGCTGACCGAGGCGTGA
- the hydA gene encoding dihydropyrimidinase: MTRTLIKGGTVISATGTSVADVLVEDEKIAAVAAPGVFGEADEVIDATGRYVLPGGIDAHTHMEMPFGGTFSHDTFGTGTTAAAWGGTTTIIDFAVQAKGTTLQSTLDKWHEKADGNCAIDYGFHMIVSDVNDTTLKEMESCIGDGVTSFKMFMAYPGVFYSTDGEILLAMQKARETGSTIMMHAENGIAIDQLAAQAFAAGKTEPVQHGLTRPPELEGEATSRAIQLAKVTGSPLYIVHLSAAQALAAVAEARNDGQNVFAETCPQYLYLSIEDMAKPGFEGAKYVASPPLREKRHQADLWRGLRTNDLSVVSTDHCPFCFEDQKVLGTSDFRAIPNGMPGVEHRMDLLHQGVVAGEITLERWVETCATTPARMFGLYPRKGVIAAGSDADIVIYDPSAKQTLSAETHHMNVDYSAYEGFELTGRVETVLSRGSVVVSAAGFTGSTTHGKFLKRDLNQYLS; this comes from the coding sequence ATGACGCGCACCTTGATCAAGGGCGGCACGGTGATCAGCGCGACCGGCACCAGCGTGGCCGACGTGCTGGTGGAGGACGAGAAGATCGCGGCGGTGGCCGCGCCCGGCGTGTTCGGTGAAGCGGACGAGGTGATCGACGCGACCGGGAGGTACGTGCTGCCCGGTGGCATCGACGCCCACACGCACATGGAGATGCCCTTCGGCGGCACCTTCTCGCACGACACCTTCGGCACCGGCACCACCGCGGCGGCCTGGGGCGGCACCACCACGATCATCGACTTCGCGGTGCAGGCAAAGGGCACCACCCTGCAGTCCACACTGGACAAGTGGCACGAGAAGGCCGACGGCAACTGCGCCATCGACTACGGCTTCCACATGATCGTCTCCGACGTCAACGACACCACGCTCAAGGAGATGGAGTCGTGCATCGGAGACGGGGTGACCAGCTTCAAGATGTTCATGGCCTATCCCGGCGTGTTCTACTCCACCGACGGCGAGATCCTGCTGGCCATGCAGAAGGCCCGTGAGACCGGGTCGACGATCATGATGCACGCGGAGAACGGCATCGCGATCGACCAGCTGGCCGCGCAGGCCTTCGCCGCCGGGAAGACCGAGCCGGTGCAGCACGGGCTGACCCGGCCGCCGGAGCTGGAGGGCGAGGCCACCTCGCGCGCGATCCAGCTGGCCAAGGTGACCGGCTCCCCGCTCTACATCGTGCACCTCTCGGCCGCGCAAGCGCTTGCGGCCGTCGCGGAAGCGCGCAACGACGGGCAGAACGTGTTCGCCGAGACCTGCCCCCAGTACCTTTACCTGTCCATCGAGGACATGGCGAAGCCGGGCTTCGAGGGCGCGAAGTACGTGGCCTCACCGCCGTTGCGGGAGAAGAGGCACCAGGCCGACCTGTGGCGCGGGCTGCGCACGAACGATCTGTCCGTGGTTTCCACCGACCACTGCCCGTTCTGCTTCGAGGACCAGAAGGTGCTGGGCACCAGCGACTTCCGTGCCATTCCGAACGGCATGCCGGGCGTGGAGCACCGGATGGACCTGCTGCACCAGGGCGTGGTGGCCGGGGAGATCACCCTGGAGCGCTGGGTGGAGACCTGCGCGACCACGCCGGCGCGGATGTTCGGGCTGTACCCGCGCAAGGGCGTGATCGCCGCCGGTTCGGACGCCGACATCGTGATCTACGACCCGTCCGCCAAGCAGACGCTCTCGGCCGAGACGCACCACATGAACGTCGACTACTCGGCGTACGAGGGCTTCGAGCTGACCGGCCGGGTGGAAACGGTGCTGTCACGGGGATCGGTGGTCGTCTCGGCGGCCGGGTTCACCGGCTCCACCACGCACGGCAAGTTCCTCAAGCGCGACCTGAACCAGTACCTCAGCTGA
- a CDS encoding TIGR03842 family LLM class F420-dependent oxidoreductase codes for MDFGVVLQTDPPAGDLVRLMTAAEGEGFRYGWTFDSCVLWQEPFVIYSQILAATSSMVVGPMVTSPGTRDWSVLASLFATLNDMYGNRTVCGIGRGDSAHRVVGLKPSTLATLRECMHVTKELAEGREVLLRDKPVRIPWVRDGRLEMWMAGYGPRALKLVGEHADGFILQCADPAIARWTIGSVREAARAAGRDPEGITICVAAPAYVGDNLVHQREQLRWFGGMVGNHVADLVARYGESGDVPRELTEYIREREGYDYSHHGKAGNPSTEFVPDEIVDRFCLTGPAGAHVERLQELAELGVDQFSLYLMHDEREQTLSAYGSQVIGKLSS; via the coding sequence GTGGATTTCGGAGTTGTGCTCCAGACGGATCCGCCCGCCGGTGACCTGGTCCGGCTGATGACCGCGGCCGAGGGCGAGGGCTTCCGCTACGGCTGGACCTTCGACTCGTGCGTGCTGTGGCAGGAGCCGTTCGTCATCTACTCGCAGATCCTCGCGGCCACCTCCTCGATGGTGGTCGGCCCGATGGTGACCAGTCCCGGCACGCGGGACTGGTCGGTGCTGGCCTCGCTGTTCGCCACGCTGAACGACATGTACGGCAACCGCACGGTGTGCGGGATCGGGCGCGGGGACTCGGCGCACCGGGTGGTCGGCCTCAAACCGTCCACTTTGGCCACCCTGCGGGAGTGCATGCACGTCACCAAGGAGCTGGCCGAGGGCCGGGAGGTGCTGCTGCGGGACAAGCCGGTGCGCATCCCGTGGGTCCGCGACGGGCGGCTGGAGATGTGGATGGCCGGGTACGGGCCGAGGGCGCTGAAGCTGGTCGGTGAGCACGCCGACGGGTTCATCCTGCAGTGCGCGGACCCGGCGATCGCGCGCTGGACCATCGGCTCGGTGCGGGAGGCGGCCAGGGCCGCCGGTCGTGACCCGGAAGGCATCACCATCTGCGTGGCGGCGCCGGCGTACGTCGGGGACAACCTGGTGCACCAGCGGGAGCAGCTGCGCTGGTTCGGTGGCATGGTGGGCAACCACGTGGCCGACCTGGTGGCCCGCTACGGCGAATCCGGTGATGTGCCGCGTGAGCTGACCGAGTACATCAGGGAGCGCGAGGGCTACGACTACTCGCACCACGGCAAGGCGGGCAACCCGTCCACCGAGTTCGTGCCGGACGAGATCGTCGACCGCTTCTGCCTGACCGGCCCGGCGGGCGCGCACGTGGAACGCCTGCAGGAACTGGCCGAGCTGGGTGTCGACCAGTTCTCGCTGTACCTGATGCACGACGAACGGGAGCAAACGCTGTCCGCGTACGGCTCCCAGGTGATCGGCAAGCTGAGCAGCTGA
- a CDS encoding type II toxin-antitoxin system VapC family toxin — MARPTVVDTGPLIAMISRKDAHHQAGVAWLETAATRDLLVPSLVLTEVCQFIEKHLGGEAEAAFIEELMRSPQFRIYHPMDDDFRRMAVLMRQYPDWPLGLADAAVVAAAERLKTVEVATVDRRHFEHIKPVPVSYFGIYPEADQ, encoded by the coding sequence GTGGCACGTCCGACCGTGGTTGACACCGGTCCGCTCATCGCCATGATCAGCAGAAAAGACGCTCATCACCAAGCGGGCGTCGCGTGGCTGGAGACGGCCGCTACTCGTGATCTGCTAGTGCCATCCCTGGTTCTCACCGAAGTGTGCCAATTCATCGAGAAGCATCTCGGCGGTGAAGCCGAGGCAGCGTTCATTGAGGAACTCATGCGGTCGCCGCAGTTCCGGATCTATCACCCGATGGATGATGATTTCCGTCGGATGGCCGTGTTGATGCGCCAATATCCCGACTGGCCGCTCGGTTTGGCGGACGCGGCCGTGGTGGCCGCCGCGGAACGGTTGAAGACCGTCGAGGTGGCCACCGTGGATCGGCGGCATTTCGAACACATCAAGCCCGTGCCCGTCTCGTACTTCGGGATCTACCCCGAAGCCGATCAGTAG
- a CDS encoding siderophore-interacting protein: MAERPVRRSRPLIRLRVLRTERLTPHMVRVVAGGENLGQFNDNGFTDAYVKLAFPVPGVTYPEPMDLQQIRAELPREHWPRTRTYTVRYYDEKAGELAIDFVVHGDEGLAGPWALNVKPGDDMLFAGPGGAYAPGEEADWHLLVGDESALPAISASLERMPSGARVQAFILVGGPDEELPLATKADAEINWLHRSAGGDLVRSVRDLDFGDGVVQAFVHGEADFVRELRRHLLNERGVRKDLLSISGYWRRGKDEDGWQAEKAEERAKEAAAAAS; this comes from the coding sequence ATGGCGGAGCGTCCAGTGAGGCGGTCCCGGCCGCTGATCCGCCTTCGGGTGCTGCGCACCGAGCGGCTCACCCCGCATATGGTGCGGGTGGTCGCCGGTGGCGAGAACCTGGGGCAGTTCAACGACAACGGCTTCACCGACGCCTACGTGAAGCTGGCCTTCCCGGTGCCGGGCGTGACCTATCCCGAGCCGATGGACCTCCAGCAGATCCGCGCCGAACTGCCGCGTGAGCACTGGCCGCGCACGCGCACGTACACCGTGCGTTACTACGACGAGAAGGCCGGCGAGCTGGCCATCGACTTCGTGGTGCACGGGGACGAGGGGCTCGCCGGGCCGTGGGCGCTCAACGTCAAGCCCGGCGACGACATGCTCTTCGCCGGGCCGGGCGGGGCCTACGCGCCCGGTGAGGAGGCCGACTGGCACCTGCTCGTCGGTGACGAGAGCGCGTTGCCCGCGATCTCCGCTTCGCTCGAGCGCATGCCCTCCGGCGCGCGCGTGCAGGCGTTCATCCTGGTCGGCGGGCCGGACGAGGAACTGCCGCTGGCGACCAAGGCCGACGCGGAGATCAACTGGCTGCACCGGTCCGCCGGTGGCGACCTGGTGCGTTCCGTGCGCGACCTCGACTTCGGCGACGGTGTCGTCCAGGCCTTCGTGCACGGCGAGGCCGACTTCGTCCGCGAACTGCGGCGGCACCTGCTCAACGAGCGCGGGGTGCGGAAGGACCTGCTGTCCATCTCCGGCTACTGGCGCCGAGGCAAGGACGAAGACGGCTGGCAGGCGGAAAAAGCCGAGGAACGCGCCAAGGAAGCCGCGGCGGCCGCTTCCTGA
- a CDS encoding SgcJ/EcaC family oxidoreductase — MTEQAVFDTLNELTEAWNAGDATAYARLFLEDADYVNFMGQNSRGRAAIEESHRFLFDGPLKGSKMTCGPTPPTVRFVRPDVAIVVIGGGTTLDGGEEDDPSRASTVTFVLVEEPEGWRIASFQNTRRTSMPS; from the coding sequence ATGACGGAGCAGGCAGTGTTCGACACGCTGAACGAGCTGACCGAGGCGTGGAACGCGGGCGACGCGACGGCGTACGCGCGGCTGTTCCTCGAAGACGCGGACTACGTGAACTTCATGGGGCAGAACAGCCGTGGCCGGGCAGCCATCGAGGAGAGCCACCGCTTCCTCTTCGACGGCCCGCTCAAGGGCTCGAAGATGACCTGCGGCCCCACGCCGCCCACCGTCCGGTTCGTGCGCCCGGACGTGGCGATCGTGGTCATCGGTGGCGGCACCACGCTCGACGGCGGGGAGGAGGACGACCCGAGCCGGGCTTCGACGGTCACCTTTGTGCTGGTCGAGGAGCCGGAGGGCTGGCGCATCGCGTCGTTCCAGAACACCCGGCGGACCTCGATGCCGTCGTGA
- a CDS encoding TetR/AcrR family transcriptional regulator, giving the protein MNVPAPPWRRSGRTAKPQLSVELIVRTALELLDAEGIDAVSMRRVAQALDTGAASLYAHVSNKDELHELMFDEVLSEVDLPEPDPARWAEQLREVLQGQLSAMLAHPGIAKVAWATQVPVGPNALQHGETVLALLRAGGLSERDAAYASDALSLYTKAFAYEGSGWASGEFDQEEAAARGRQMHDYLSSMPGRFPNMLTLGRYFSEETSVERFRFGLDMLLGGLRRG; this is encoded by the coding sequence ATGAACGTTCCCGCCCCGCCGTGGCGGCGCTCCGGGCGCACGGCGAAGCCCCAGCTGTCCGTCGAGCTGATCGTGCGCACCGCACTCGAACTGCTCGACGCCGAAGGCATCGACGCGGTGAGCATGCGGCGGGTCGCCCAGGCGCTGGACACCGGCGCGGCCTCGCTCTACGCCCACGTGTCCAACAAGGACGAACTGCACGAGCTGATGTTCGACGAGGTACTGAGCGAGGTCGACCTGCCCGAGCCGGATCCCGCGCGCTGGGCCGAGCAGCTCCGGGAAGTGCTGCAGGGCCAGCTTTCCGCGATGCTGGCGCACCCCGGCATCGCCAAGGTCGCCTGGGCGACGCAGGTACCGGTCGGCCCCAACGCGTTGCAGCACGGGGAAACCGTGCTCGCCCTGCTGCGCGCCGGCGGACTGTCCGAACGGGACGCCGCCTACGCCTCTGACGCACTTTCCTTGTACACCAAGGCATTCGCCTACGAGGGCAGCGGCTGGGCTTCGGGCGAGTTCGACCAGGAAGAAGCCGCCGCACGCGGACGGCAGATGCACGACTACCTCAGCTCGATGCCGGGCCGGTTCCCGAACATGCTCACCCTCGGGCGGTACTTCTCCGAGGAAACCTCGGTCGAGCGCTTCCGCTTCGGACTGGACATGCTGCTCGGCGGCCTGCGGCGCGGTTGA
- a CDS encoding helix-turn-helix transcriptional regulator produces MTVDDEWLDRAFAALGDPVRRAMIARLSRGEATVNELAEPFTITKQAVSRHIQVLEAAGLITRTRDGQRRPCHLAPAALEALTGWIDTYRLAAESRYRKLDALLSSLKPAADGDPGSA; encoded by the coding sequence ATGACGGTGGATGACGAATGGCTGGACCGGGCCTTCGCCGCGCTCGGTGATCCCGTGCGGCGCGCGATGATCGCGCGGCTTTCGCGCGGGGAAGCCACGGTGAACGAGCTCGCCGAACCGTTCACCATCACCAAGCAGGCGGTTTCCCGGCACATCCAGGTGCTGGAGGCGGCTGGCCTGATCACCCGCACCCGTGACGGCCAGCGCCGCCCGTGCCACCTCGCGCCCGCCGCCCTCGAAGCGCTGACCGGCTGGATCGACACCTACCGGCTGGCCGCCGAAAGCCGCTACCGCAAGCTGGACGCCCTGCTCAGCTCGCTCAAACCGGCGGCGGACGGCGATCCCGGCTCGGCGTAG
- a CDS encoding helix-turn-helix transcriptional regulator — translation MLGEFLRARRGRLRPADVGLADYGEFRRVPGLRREELARLAGVSPGYYTRLEQGQGGNVSEAVLDALARALRLDDDERAHLHALANAKAVDPGPERLLPRHRLLLDAVGAVPALILGRHTDVLAWNRLGHALLAPHLGFEARPNWARLFFLDDHVRELFGEAGDKARDTVADLRHIAGRRPGDAVLTALIDELRQASRDFDELWAAHPVRGCAHHTRVYRHAVGPLTLTDELLPLPDSDGQRLVLFYAEPGSPSAAGLSELSRASSLR, via the coding sequence ATGCTCGGTGAATTCCTCCGCGCCCGCCGCGGCCGGTTGCGGCCCGCCGACGTCGGCCTGGCCGACTACGGCGAATTCCGGCGCGTGCCAGGGCTGCGGCGGGAGGAGCTGGCGCGGCTGGCCGGGGTCAGTCCCGGTTACTACACGCGGCTCGAACAGGGGCAGGGCGGCAACGTCTCCGAAGCGGTGCTCGACGCGCTCGCCCGTGCCTTGCGCCTCGACGACGACGAACGCGCGCACCTGCACGCACTGGCGAACGCGAAGGCCGTCGACCCCGGTCCCGAGCGGCTGTTGCCGAGGCATCGGCTCCTGCTCGACGCCGTGGGCGCGGTTCCGGCGCTGATCCTCGGCAGGCACACCGACGTACTGGCGTGGAACCGCCTCGGCCACGCGCTGCTGGCCCCGCACCTCGGCTTCGAGGCCCGGCCGAACTGGGCGCGCCTGTTCTTCCTGGACGACCACGTGCGCGAGCTGTTCGGGGAAGCGGGGGACAAGGCGCGGGACACCGTCGCCGACCTGCGGCACATCGCCGGGCGAAGGCCGGGTGACGCCGTGCTGACCGCGCTCATCGACGAGTTGCGGCAGGCCAGCCGCGATTTCGACGAGCTGTGGGCGGCGCACCCGGTGCGCGGCTGTGCCCACCACACCCGCGTCTACCGCCACGCCGTCGGGCCGCTCACGCTGACCGACGAACTCCTGCCGCTGCCGGACAGCGACGGGCAGCGCCTCGTGCTCTTCTACGCCGAGCCGGGATCGCCGTCCGCCGCCGGTTTGAGCGAGCTGAGCAGGGCGTCCAGCTTGCGGTAG
- a CDS encoding SDR family oxidoreductase encodes MNVAVIGATGTIGTAVTAALRDRGHHVVPMSRSSEIQLDIARPDRLFATVQDVDAVVCCAASGALVPIDAGTEEEFLTGLDTKLIGQVRLLRLAVRHLPDGGSVTLTAGTFEAPTPGSAFGALTNSGLEAFVRVAATELPRGLRANVVSPGWVGDDATPATVVAASYVRAVEDTTLNGQTLIP; translated from the coding sequence GTGAACGTTGCAGTGATCGGAGCGACCGGAACCATCGGCACCGCGGTGACCGCGGCCCTGCGCGATCGGGGCCACCACGTGGTTCCCATGTCGCGGAGCAGCGAGATCCAGCTCGACATCGCCCGGCCCGACCGTCTATTCGCGACGGTCCAGGACGTGGACGCGGTGGTCTGCTGCGCGGCGAGCGGCGCGCTCGTGCCCATCGACGCGGGTACCGAAGAGGAGTTCCTCACCGGCCTGGACACCAAGCTGATCGGCCAGGTGCGCCTGTTGCGGCTCGCCGTGCGGCACCTGCCGGACGGCGGCTCGGTCACCCTGACCGCGGGCACCTTCGAAGCGCCGACGCCCGGCAGCGCTTTCGGCGCGCTCACCAACTCGGGTCTGGAAGCCTTCGTCCGGGTTGCCGCCACCGAACTCCCGCGAGGCCTGCGCGCCAACGTGGTCAGCCCCGGCTGGGTCGGCGACGACGCCACCCCGGCGACCGTCGTCGCCGCGTCCTACGTCCGCGCTGTCGAAGACACCACGCTCAACGGTCAGACCCTCATTCCCTAG
- a CDS encoding MMPL family transporter: MLEKAEQARGFFALPAGRTAKRVIIGLWLLLLALAVPVGLNIGSVQSDNARDRLPADAESTRVTELVERIPGGEGDQVLVVQQRREGITEADRAWATGRLDALGGSEMPPVTSDDGRTLLYAVERENPGENEKRTAAFVEEVRLAVAQPPTGLTVQVTGPSAIGADIDAVFEGIDETLMMVTTAVVALLLIVTYRSPFLWLLPLAAVGASTMVAMAALYGIASAAGITVSTQSFSIMVVLVFGAGTDYAMLLVARYREELRREHDVHRAMGAALRGAGPAVLASAGTVTLGLLCLLAARMNDLSGLGLAGAVGIACTLLTMLTLFPALLVLTGRRVFWPKVPRYGAPATASRGIWARVANHAVTKPVRTAAASAAVLGVFALGLTQLGGNLGETGQFTDTPESVTGYTTLGQAFPEQSGRPLTVVTDSAKANDVAARAAGVPGVADAEPAQQGGGLTVIEVRPAATPDSQEEFDTVSRLRTAVGPDALVGGPAAEELDTREATASDNWRVLPLVLAVVLLVLVLLLRKVVASLVVVGTVLLCFAAALGIGAVAFDLLFGFAGTAANLPALCFVFGVALGVDYSIFLVARIRDDAPRLGTKEATRRAVASTGGVIASAGLVLAATFAVLASLPFVPMVELGFAVAAGVLLQTLIVQPLLVAPLLVALPGKMER, encoded by the coding sequence GTGCTGGAAAAAGCGGAACAGGCGCGCGGGTTCTTCGCGCTGCCCGCCGGCCGGACGGCCAAGCGGGTCATCATCGGGTTGTGGCTGCTGTTGCTCGCACTCGCGGTACCGGTGGGGCTGAACATCGGATCGGTGCAGAGCGACAATGCCCGCGACCGGCTGCCCGCCGACGCGGAGTCCACCAGGGTCACCGAACTCGTGGAACGGATCCCGGGCGGTGAAGGCGACCAGGTGCTGGTCGTGCAGCAACGCCGGGAGGGCATCACCGAGGCGGACCGGGCGTGGGCGACCGGGCGCCTGGACGCGCTGGGCGGCAGCGAGATGCCGCCGGTCACCTCCGACGACGGCCGGACTCTGCTGTACGCCGTCGAACGCGAAAATCCCGGCGAGAACGAGAAACGCACAGCCGCGTTCGTCGAGGAAGTCCGCCTGGCCGTGGCGCAGCCACCGACCGGGCTCACCGTGCAGGTGACCGGTCCCAGCGCGATCGGCGCCGACATCGACGCGGTGTTCGAAGGCATCGACGAAACGCTGATGATGGTGACCACGGCGGTCGTTGCGCTCCTGCTGATCGTGACCTACCGCAGCCCGTTCCTGTGGTTGCTGCCGCTCGCCGCGGTCGGCGCGTCGACGATGGTGGCCATGGCGGCGCTCTACGGGATCGCGTCGGCGGCCGGGATCACCGTGTCCACGCAGAGCTTCTCGATCATGGTCGTGCTCGTTTTCGGCGCCGGTACCGACTACGCGATGCTGCTGGTCGCCCGGTACCGCGAGGAACTGCGCCGCGAGCACGACGTGCACCGGGCGATGGGCGCGGCGCTGCGCGGCGCCGGTCCGGCGGTGCTCGCGTCGGCGGGCACGGTCACGCTCGGCCTGCTGTGCCTGCTGGCCGCGCGGATGAACGACCTGTCCGGGCTCGGCCTGGCCGGTGCCGTCGGCATCGCCTGCACGCTGCTCACCATGCTGACCCTGTTCCCGGCGTTGCTGGTGCTCACCGGCAGGCGGGTGTTCTGGCCCAAGGTGCCGCGCTACGGCGCTCCGGCCACGGCGAGCCGCGGGATCTGGGCCAGGGTGGCGAACCACGCGGTGACCAAGCCGGTGCGCACCGCCGCGGCGAGCGCCGCCGTGCTCGGTGTGTTCGCCCTCGGCCTCACCCAACTCGGCGGGAACCTCGGTGAGACCGGCCAGTTCACCGACACACCGGAATCGGTCACCGGGTACACCACGCTCGGCCAGGCGTTCCCCGAGCAGAGCGGCCGCCCGCTCACCGTGGTCACCGACAGCGCCAAGGCGAACGACGTAGCCGCGCGAGCCGCGGGCGTGCCGGGAGTCGCCGATGCCGAACCGGCGCAGCAGGGCGGCGGACTGACCGTGATCGAAGTCCGCCCGGCCGCGACCCCGGACAGCCAGGAGGAATTCGACACGGTGAGCCGGCTGCGAACGGCCGTCGGGCCGGACGCGCTCGTCGGCGGACCGGCGGCGGAGGAACTGGACACCCGCGAAGCCACCGCGTCGGACAACTGGCGCGTGCTGCCGCTGGTGCTCGCCGTGGTCCTGCTCGTGCTCGTCCTGCTGCTGCGCAAGGTGGTCGCCTCGCTCGTGGTGGTGGGCACGGTGCTGCTCTGCTTCGCCGCCGCGCTCGGCATCGGCGCGGTCGCCTTCGACCTGCTCTTCGGCTTCGCCGGAACGGCGGCGAACCTGCCCGCGCTGTGCTTCGTCTTCGGGGTCGCGCTTGGCGTGGACTATTCGATCTTCCTGGTGGCACGCATCCGCGACGACGCCCCGCGGCTGGGCACCAAGGAGGCCACGCGCCGGGCGGTGGCCTCGACCGGCGGCGTGATCGCGTCGGCGGGCCTGGTGCTCGCGGCCACCTTCGCGGTGCTGGCCTCGCTGCCGTTCGTGCCGATGGTCGAACTCGGGTTCGCGGTCGCCGCCGGGGTGCTGCTGCAGACGCTGATCGTGCAACCGCTGCTGGTCGCGCCCCTGCTGGTGGCGCTGCCGGGGAAGATGGAGCGGTGA